One window of the Klebsiella sp. WP3-W18-ESBL-02 genome contains the following:
- a CDS encoding MdtA/MuxA family multidrug efflux RND transporter periplasmic adaptor subunit: protein MKGSHKIRWRVALAVLVVAAGAIGIWHFSSNSDTSGAAKPAGAAPAGGGRHGGRFGGALAPVQAATATSEAVPRYLSGLGTITAANTVTVRSRVDGQLKAIHFQEGQQVKAGDLLAEIDPSQFKVALAQAQGQLAKDKATLANARRDLARYQQLAKTNLVSRQELDTQQSLVSETEGTIKADEAAVASAQLQLDWSRITAPIDGRVGLKQVDIGNQISSGDTTGIVVLTQTHPIDLVFTLPENDIATVVAAQKAGQTLAVEAWDRTNKRKLSDGTLLSLDNQIDATTGTIKLKARFNNQDDALFPNQFVNARMLVDTQQNAVVIPAAALQMGNDGHFVWVLNSDNKVSKHTVTPGIQDSQKVVVDAGLSAGDRVVTDGIDRLTEGAKVEVVTAHDAATANAEKPAAAEGRSAGHKGARG, encoded by the coding sequence ATGAAAGGCAGTCATAAGATTCGCTGGCGAGTAGCGCTGGCCGTGCTGGTAGTGGCCGCTGGGGCGATAGGCATCTGGCATTTCAGCAGCAATTCCGACACTTCAGGCGCAGCGAAACCGGCAGGGGCCGCCCCGGCCGGTGGTGGACGTCACGGCGGGCGTTTTGGCGGCGCACTCGCGCCGGTACAGGCCGCAACCGCCACCAGCGAAGCCGTTCCGCGCTACCTCAGCGGGCTGGGTACCATTACGGCCGCCAACACCGTGACCGTGCGTAGCCGCGTCGACGGGCAGCTCAAAGCCATTCACTTCCAGGAAGGCCAGCAGGTCAAAGCCGGCGATCTGCTGGCAGAAATCGATCCTAGTCAGTTTAAAGTCGCGCTCGCTCAGGCGCAGGGTCAGTTGGCTAAAGACAAAGCAACGCTGGCCAACGCGCGCCGCGATCTGGCCCGCTATCAGCAGCTGGCAAAAACCAACCTGGTTTCGCGCCAGGAGCTGGATACCCAGCAGTCGCTGGTCAGCGAAACCGAAGGTACGATTAAGGCCGACGAAGCCGCCGTCGCCAGCGCGCAGCTGCAGCTTGACTGGAGCCGTATCACCGCACCGATCGACGGCCGCGTAGGTCTGAAACAGGTCGATATCGGCAACCAGATCTCCAGCGGCGACACCACCGGCATCGTGGTGCTGACGCAAACGCACCCTATCGATCTGGTCTTCACCCTGCCGGAAAATGATATCGCAACCGTCGTGGCGGCACAAAAAGCCGGGCAAACGCTGGCGGTGGAAGCGTGGGATCGCACCAACAAACGCAAACTCAGCGACGGCACGCTGCTGAGCCTCGACAACCAGATTGACGCCACCACCGGCACCATCAAGCTGAAAGCGCGTTTTAACAACCAGGACGATGCCCTGTTCCCGAACCAGTTTGTTAACGCCCGTATGCTGGTCGATACCCAGCAAAATGCGGTGGTAATCCCTGCCGCTGCGCTGCAAATGGGTAACGATGGCCACTTTGTCTGGGTGCTGAACAGCGACAACAAGGTCAGCAAACACACCGTGACGCCGGGGATTCAGGATAGCCAGAAAGTGGTCGTCGACGCCGGGCTCTCCGCGGGCGATCGCGTGGTGACCGACGGTATTGACCGCTTAACCGAAGGTGCGAAAGTGGAAGTCGTTACCGCCCACGATGCCGCTACCGCCAATGCGGAGAAACCGGCCGCCGCCGAGGGCCGCTCTGCGGGCCATAAAGGAGCGCGTGGCTGA
- a CDS encoding type I toxin-antitoxin system Ibs family toxin, translating to MMRYFIILVILLVISLPAY from the coding sequence ATGATGAGGTACTTCATCATACTGGTGATACTCTTAGTGATTAGCTTACCGGCTTACTAA
- the yegD gene encoding molecular chaperone — translation MFIGFDYGTANCSIAVMQDGAPRMLMMENGSTLLPSMLSAPTREAVSEWLYRHHQVPATGDETLALLRRAMNYNRDEDIDVLSNSVQFGLASLKQYIDDPEEVYFVKSPKSFLGASGLKPQQVAVFEDLVCSMMLHIRQQAQSQLQDTIEQAVIGRPINFQGLGGDEANAQAVGILQRAAKRAGFRDVVFQYEPVAAGLDFEASLSEEKRVLVVDIGGGTTDCSVLLMGPQWRARHDREQSLLGHSGCRVGGNDLDIALAFKSLMPLLGMGGETEKGIALPILPWWNAVAINDVPAQTDFYSAANGRLLRDLARDARDADKVALLYKVWQQRLSYRLVRSAEESKIALSESEHIATSLPFISDELATAISQDGLETALNQPLTRILEQVQLALENSSEKPDVIYLTGGSARSPLIKKALAQQLPGIPIAGGDDFGSVTAGLARWAQVVFA, via the coding sequence GTGTTTATTGGTTTTGACTACGGGACGGCGAACTGCTCTATCGCCGTGATGCAGGACGGCGCGCCGCGCATGCTGATGATGGAGAACGGCAGCACCCTGCTGCCGTCGATGCTGTCAGCGCCGACCCGCGAAGCGGTCAGCGAATGGCTGTATCGCCATCATCAGGTACCGGCCACGGGCGATGAAACCCTGGCCCTGCTGCGCCGCGCGATGAACTACAACCGCGATGAAGATATCGACGTCCTGAGCAACAGCGTGCAGTTTGGCCTGGCATCGCTCAAACAGTATATCGATGACCCGGAAGAGGTGTACTTCGTGAAGTCACCGAAATCCTTCCTCGGCGCCAGCGGCCTGAAGCCGCAGCAGGTTGCCGTTTTCGAAGATTTAGTGTGTTCGATGATGCTGCATATTCGCCAGCAGGCGCAGTCGCAGCTGCAGGATACCATCGAGCAGGCGGTGATTGGCCGCCCGATTAACTTCCAGGGGCTGGGCGGCGATGAAGCCAACGCGCAGGCGGTAGGTATTCTGCAGCGTGCGGCGAAACGCGCCGGTTTCCGCGACGTGGTTTTCCAGTATGAGCCAGTAGCTGCCGGGCTGGATTTTGAAGCCAGCCTCAGCGAGGAAAAACGGGTGCTGGTGGTGGATATCGGCGGCGGGACAACCGACTGCTCGGTGCTGCTGATGGGGCCGCAGTGGCGCGCCCGTCACGACCGCGAGCAGAGCCTGCTCGGCCACAGCGGCTGCCGCGTTGGCGGTAACGATCTGGATATCGCGCTGGCGTTCAAAAGCCTGATGCCGCTGCTCGGCATGGGCGGCGAAACGGAAAAAGGCATCGCCCTGCCGATCCTGCCGTGGTGGAACGCGGTCGCGATTAACGACGTGCCGGCGCAAACCGACTTCTACAGCGCCGCCAACGGCCGCCTGCTGCGCGATCTGGCGCGTGACGCCCGCGACGCCGATAAAGTCGCGCTGCTCTATAAAGTGTGGCAGCAGCGGTTAAGCTACCGTCTGGTGCGTAGCGCGGAAGAGAGCAAAATTGCATTGTCCGAAAGCGAACACATCGCAACCTCACTGCCGTTTATCAGCGATGAACTGGCGACCGCCATCAGCCAGGACGGTCTTGAAACGGCGCTGAACCAGCCGCTGACCCGCATTCTTGAGCAGGTACAGCTGGCGCTGGAAAACAGCAGCGAAAAACCGGACGTCATCTACTTAACCGGCGGCAGCGCCCGCTCGCCGCTGATTAAGAAAGCGCTGGCCCAACAGCTGCCCGGCATTCCGATTGCCGGCGGCGACGATTTTGGCTCGGTAACCGCCGGTCTGGCACGCTGGGCGCAGGTGGTCTTCGCCTGA
- the alkA gene encoding DNA-3-methyladenine glycosylase 2, translated as MFELPWRAPYDWRWMFGFLQARAVAGIEHFHAHSYTRSWRCGPHCGLITMTPDDVQQRLRVTLSAGLLPVADEALAGVTRLLDLHCDPQQVQRALGALAAGRPGLRLPGAFDAFEQGVRAILGQLVSVKMAARLAAKVVALYGEPLAQTDGFALFPTPERLAAGDPLALKALGMPLKRAEALIHFARAAASGELPLTLPDDVEQALRALQQYPGIGRWTANYFALRGWQAQDIFLPDDYLIKQRFPGMTPAQIRRYAERWQPWRSYALLHIWYADGWSPT; from the coding sequence ATGTTTGAACTGCCCTGGCGAGCGCCGTACGACTGGCGCTGGATGTTTGGTTTTTTACAGGCGCGTGCCGTTGCGGGAATCGAGCATTTTCATGCGCACAGCTATACCCGTAGCTGGCGCTGCGGGCCACATTGTGGGCTTATCACCATGACGCCGGACGACGTGCAGCAACGGCTTCGGGTGACGCTGTCCGCCGGGCTGCTGCCGGTGGCGGACGAGGCCTTAGCAGGCGTCACGAGGCTGCTGGATTTGCACTGCGATCCGCAGCAGGTGCAGCGCGCGCTGGGGGCGCTGGCGGCAGGGAGGCCGGGGCTGCGCTTGCCCGGCGCATTTGATGCCTTCGAGCAGGGCGTGAGGGCGATTCTTGGCCAACTGGTGAGCGTGAAAATGGCCGCGCGGCTGGCGGCAAAAGTGGTGGCGCTGTACGGCGAACCGCTGGCGCAGACGGACGGCTTTGCTTTATTTCCTACACCGGAGCGGCTGGCGGCGGGTGACCCACTGGCGCTGAAGGCGCTGGGAATGCCGCTCAAGCGCGCTGAAGCGCTAATCCATTTTGCCCGCGCGGCGGCCAGCGGCGAACTGCCGCTGACCCTGCCGGATGATGTCGAGCAGGCGCTTCGTGCGCTCCAGCAGTACCCGGGAATCGGCCGCTGGACTGCAAACTACTTTGCGCTGCGCGGTTGGCAGGCGCAGGATATTTTCCTGCCGGACGATTATCTGATTAAACAGCGCTTTCCCGGTATGACGCCCGCGCAGATTCGCCGCTACGCCGAGCGCTGGCAGCCGTGGCGCTCCTACGCGTTATTGCATATCTGGTATGCAGACGGCTGGTCGCCGACCTGA
- a CDS encoding PAS domain S-box protein — protein sequence MKKETSFIPLLPASRQRTLQILFGLTVVTFLFTLFSLSLMRVPNELSPVWFPTAIMTAAFYRFNSTLWPCIGIAGVLGIIAATAVDGPAQVGLFYPLANLMEALVGALLLRRWLVDDNPLKNLADWTQMAIAAALIPPFLGGILVASWTPGDNAFQTLVVWMLSDAAGALALVPLGLLIRPDYFQRYRNRTLLASTLLTAILTLALSVIAMLYMPWPFTFIMVLMMWSAVRLPRIEAFLIFLLTIMTVLTLSAQHPLVQEIIVNTLNSYRLSNMLGLPFLMVLLPTGVMSIAMYAVYSERRRITESETRFRNAMEYSAVGMAVVDAYGQWLQVNKALGVFLGYTPDELHHMTFQQVTWPEDLPQDLVQLDRLVRGEIESYSLEKRYRTRQGEAVWALLAVSLVRNNDGTPLYFIQQIEDINDLKKSREANKRLMAEITHNNEALFQEKERLHITLDSIREAVISTDSQQNITFMNPVAEKISGWSQAEAQGKSLREVLNITFGDKGPSLENLYSDENLDSDIELNKVLHNRYGGSFDIHHSMTPLSTQEGEHIGFVLVIQDVTESRRLLRQLSYNASHDALTGLPNRSSFESQLKALLTALPGGHQSHALIMLDLDFFKAVNDSAGHAAGDALLHEIAGLMRSQLRPSDILARLGGDEFGFILRHCSTEQALNATERIVEAIKHYEFTWAGRRHRIGASAGLTLIHEHNAQLADVLVQADSACYASKHNGRGIVTVYSPPRQVGDQPSAYQICNNA from the coding sequence ATGAAGAAAGAAACCAGCTTTATCCCTCTCCTCCCCGCCTCGCGGCAACGCACGTTGCAGATACTGTTTGGTCTGACTGTCGTGACGTTTTTATTCACCCTGTTTTCACTGTCGTTAATGCGCGTACCCAACGAGCTCTCGCCGGTCTGGTTCCCAACGGCCATCATGACGGCGGCGTTCTACCGTTTTAACAGCACGCTGTGGCCCTGTATTGGCATCGCTGGCGTACTGGGGATCATCGCCGCTACCGCCGTTGATGGCCCTGCACAGGTCGGGCTGTTTTATCCGCTGGCAAATCTGATGGAGGCGCTGGTGGGTGCGCTACTGCTGCGCCGCTGGCTGGTGGATGATAATCCGCTGAAAAATTTAGCCGACTGGACGCAAATGGCGATTGCCGCGGCGCTGATTCCCCCGTTCCTGGGCGGCATCCTGGTCGCCAGTTGGACGCCCGGCGACAACGCTTTCCAGACCCTGGTAGTGTGGATGCTGTCGGACGCCGCCGGTGCGCTGGCGCTGGTGCCGCTGGGGCTACTGATCCGCCCGGATTATTTCCAGCGCTATCGCAACCGCACGCTGCTGGCATCAACCCTACTGACCGCCATCCTCACGCTGGCACTAAGCGTGATTGCCATGCTGTACATGCCCTGGCCGTTCACCTTCATTATGGTGCTGATGATGTGGAGCGCAGTGCGGCTACCGCGCATTGAAGCCTTCCTGATTTTTCTGCTGACCATTATGACGGTATTGACGCTCTCTGCGCAGCACCCGTTGGTGCAGGAGATCATCGTAAACACACTTAACAGCTACCGGTTAAGCAATATGCTGGGGCTGCCGTTCCTGATGGTGCTGCTGCCTACCGGCGTGATGAGTATCGCCATGTACGCGGTGTACAGCGAGCGACGCCGTATTACGGAAAGCGAAACCCGTTTTCGCAACGCGATGGAATACTCGGCGGTCGGTATGGCGGTGGTCGACGCCTATGGTCAGTGGCTACAGGTGAATAAAGCGCTGGGCGTCTTTCTGGGTTACACCCCGGACGAGCTGCATCACATGACCTTCCAGCAGGTCACCTGGCCGGAAGATTTACCGCAGGACCTGGTACAGTTAGACCGTCTGGTGCGCGGTGAAATTGAGAGCTATTCGCTGGAAAAACGCTACCGCACGCGTCAGGGTGAAGCGGTCTGGGCGCTGCTGGCGGTCTCGCTGGTACGCAACAACGACGGTACGCCGCTGTACTTTATCCAGCAGATTGAAGACATCAACGACTTGAAAAAAAGCCGCGAGGCCAACAAGCGCCTGATGGCAGAGATTACCCACAACAACGAAGCGCTGTTCCAGGAAAAAGAGCGACTGCACATTACGCTGGATTCCATTCGTGAAGCAGTGATCAGTACCGACAGCCAGCAGAACATCACCTTTATGAACCCGGTCGCCGAGAAAATCAGCGGCTGGTCGCAGGCGGAAGCCCAGGGAAAATCGCTGCGCGAGGTGCTGAATATTACCTTTGGCGATAAGGGGCCGTCGCTGGAAAATCTGTACAGCGACGAAAACCTCGATAGCGATATCGAACTGAATAAAGTGCTGCATAACCGCTACGGAGGCAGCTTCGATATTCACCACAGCATGACGCCGCTCAGCACCCAGGAAGGCGAGCATATTGGTTTTGTGCTGGTTATCCAGGACGTAACCGAGTCACGCCGCCTGCTGCGTCAGCTGAGCTATAACGCCAGTCACGATGCGCTGACCGGCCTGCCCAACCGTTCAAGCTTCGAAAGCCAGCTTAAAGCGCTGCTGACGGCGCTACCGGGCGGCCACCAATCGCACGCGTTGATCATGCTGGATCTCGACTTCTTCAAGGCGGTCAACGACAGCGCTGGCCACGCCGCCGGTGATGCCCTGCTGCATGAAATCGCCGGGCTGATGCGCTCACAGCTGCGGCCGAGCGATATTCTGGCACGCCTCGGCGGCGATGAGTTCGGCTTTATTTTGCGCCACTGCTCTACCGAGCAGGCGCTGAATGCAACCGAGCGCATTGTTGAAGCCATCAAACATTACGAGTTTACCTGGGCCGGCCGTCGGCACCGCATCGGCGCCAGTGCCGGACTGACGTTGATCCATGAGCACAACGCTCAGTTGGCCGACGTGCTTGTGCAGGCCGATTCCGCCTGCTATGCCTCGAAGCATAACGGCCGCGGCATCGTGACGGTGTACAGCCCGCCGCGTCAGGTCGGCGACCAGCCGTCTGCATACCAGATATGCAATAACGCGTAG
- the udk gene encoding uridine kinase, producing MTDKSHQCVIVGIAGASASGKSLIASTLYRELREQVGDEHIGVIPEDSYYKDQSHLSMEERVKTNYDHPNAMDHSLLFQHLQTLKRGNPIELPVYSYVDHTRTQETIHIEPKKVIILEGILLLTDARLREEMNFSIFVDTPLDICLMRRIKRDVNERGRSMDSVMAQYQKTVRPMFLQFIEPSKQYADIIVPRGGKNRIAIDILKAKISQFFE from the coding sequence ATGACTGATAAGTCTCATCAGTGCGTCATTGTAGGCATTGCCGGCGCATCGGCTTCAGGTAAAAGTCTTATTGCTAGTACGCTGTATCGCGAACTGCGCGAGCAGGTGGGCGATGAGCACATTGGTGTCATTCCTGAAGACAGCTATTACAAAGACCAAAGTCATCTGTCCATGGAAGAGCGGGTTAAAACCAACTACGACCACCCGAACGCGATGGACCACAGCCTGCTGTTTCAGCATCTGCAAACGCTGAAACGCGGCAACCCTATTGAACTGCCGGTTTACAGCTACGTTGACCACACCCGCACGCAGGAAACGATCCACATCGAACCGAAAAAAGTGATCATCCTTGAGGGGATCCTGCTGCTGACCGACGCGCGTCTGCGCGAAGAGATGAACTTCTCCATTTTCGTTGATACGCCGCTGGATATCTGCCTGATGCGCCGCATCAAGCGCGATGTTAACGAGCGTGGTCGCTCGATGGACTCGGTGATGGCGCAATATCAGAAAACGGTACGCCCGATGTTCCTGCAGTTTATCGAACCGTCGAAGCAGTATGCCGATATCATCGTTCCGCGCGGCGGCAAAAACCGTATTGCTATCGACATTCTGAAAGCGAAAATTAGCCAGTTTTTTGAATAA
- the dcd gene encoding dCTP deaminase — MRLCDRDIEAWLDEGRLAINPRPPIERINGATVDVRLGNKFRTFSGHTAAYIDLSGPKAEVSAALDRVMSEEIVLAEGDAFYLHPGELALAVTLESVTLPADLVGWLDGRSSLARLGLMVHVTAHRIDPGWSGCIVLEFYNSGKLPLALRPGMLIGALSFEPLSGPADRPYNRREDAKYRDQQGAVASRIDKD; from the coding sequence ATGCGTCTGTGTGACCGAGATATAGAAGCCTGGCTGGATGAAGGCCGACTGGCGATTAACCCGCGTCCGCCGATTGAGCGTATCAATGGTGCCACCGTTGACGTGCGGTTAGGCAACAAGTTTCGCACCTTCAGCGGCCATACCGCCGCCTATATTGATTTAAGCGGGCCGAAGGCGGAAGTTAGCGCGGCGCTGGATCGCGTAATGAGCGAAGAGATTGTGCTGGCCGAAGGCGATGCCTTCTACCTGCATCCGGGTGAACTGGCGCTGGCGGTCACGCTGGAGTCGGTGACGCTGCCGGCGGATCTGGTGGGCTGGCTTGACGGCCGTTCCTCGCTGGCGCGTCTGGGGCTGATGGTGCACGTCACCGCGCACCGCATCGATCCCGGCTGGTCGGGCTGCATCGTGCTTGAATTCTACAACTCCGGCAAGCTGCCGCTGGCGCTGCGTCCGGGAATGCTGATTGGCGCGCTGAGCTTCGAACCGCTGTCGGGTCCGGCGGATCGCCCGTATAACCGTCGTGAAGACGCTAAATATCGCGATCAGCAGGGTGCGGTTGCCAGTCGTATTGATAAAGACTGA
- the asmA gene encoding outer membrane assembly protein AsmA — protein sequence MRRILTTLMILLVVLVAGLSSLVLLVNPNDFRSYMVKQVAERSGYQLQLEGGLRWHVWPRLSILAGRMALTAPGASAPLVRADNMRLDVALLPLLSHQLQVKQVMLKGAVVQLTPQTEAIRDQNAPVAPQGTTLPQEPGERGWSFDVAGLQVVDSVLVFQHEDDEQITVRDIRLQMEQDAHHQASVDFSGRINRDQRDLSLNFSAQVQAGNYPQSLEAQLSQISWQLQGADLPSQGISGSGSVNASWQEASKMLSFSALNMTANDSSLAGEGSVVLGDAPVWSLKLQSDKLNLDNLLVRADIFSGSGGGAQQAQSAPKLPRPVIANGVNVPPYSGLTGFSGTLSMVAKQVIWRGLPFSDVAIQADNQRGLLRVSQLEGSLAGGQISLPGTLDARDGTPQATFQPKLDNIEIGSLLKAFNYAINMTGKMSLAGDFSGSVIDANHFRRDWQGQANLEMKNTRTEGLNFQQLVQQAVERSTDVRAQENDDNATRLDEMSTDIDLDNGVLTLNNLQGKSSLIQLTGKGTLNLVKEEGDMQFGIQVVDGWQGQGRLIDILKSTAIPLRVYGKWEALNYSLQVDQILRRQLQNEAKRRLNDWAERNKNTQSGKDVKQLLNQP from the coding sequence ATGAGAAGAATATTAACGACGCTGATGATTCTGCTGGTGGTACTGGTTGCCGGCCTGTCATCGCTGGTGCTGCTGGTCAATCCTAACGACTTCCGCAGCTATATGGTGAAGCAGGTGGCCGAGCGCAGCGGATACCAGCTGCAGCTTGAGGGCGGCCTGCGCTGGCACGTCTGGCCGCGGCTGAGCATTCTGGCCGGCCGGATGGCCCTTACCGCGCCCGGCGCCAGCGCGCCGCTGGTGCGCGCTGATAACATGCGTCTTGACGTGGCGCTGCTGCCGTTGCTTTCACATCAGCTGCAGGTGAAGCAGGTGATGTTGAAAGGTGCGGTGGTGCAGCTAACGCCGCAAACCGAAGCTATTCGCGACCAAAACGCACCGGTGGCACCGCAAGGCACCACGCTGCCGCAGGAGCCGGGCGAGCGCGGCTGGTCGTTTGATGTTGCCGGGCTGCAGGTTGTTGATAGCGTGCTGGTGTTCCAGCATGAGGATGACGAGCAGATCACCGTGCGCGATATCCGCCTGCAAATGGAGCAAGATGCCCATCACCAGGCGAGCGTCGATTTCTCCGGTCGCATTAATCGCGACCAGCGTGATTTATCCCTTAATTTCTCCGCTCAGGTTCAGGCCGGCAACTATCCGCAAAGTCTTGAGGCCCAACTGTCGCAAATCAGCTGGCAGCTGCAGGGCGCCGATCTCCCGTCGCAGGGTATCAGCGGCAGCGGCAGCGTTAATGCCAGCTGGCAGGAAGCCAGCAAGATGCTGAGCTTCAGCGCGCTGAATATGACGGCCAACGACAGCTCGCTGGCAGGCGAGGGCAGCGTGGTGCTCGGCGACGCGCCGGTTTGGTCGCTGAAACTGCAGTCTGACAAGCTTAATCTCGATAATCTGCTGGTGCGGGCCGATATCTTCAGCGGCAGTGGCGGCGGCGCGCAGCAGGCGCAGTCGGCGCCGAAGCTGCCGCGTCCGGTGATTGCCAACGGCGTCAATGTACCGCCTTACAGCGGTTTAACCGGGTTCAGCGGTACGCTGTCCATGGTGGCCAAACAGGTTATCTGGCGCGGTCTGCCGTTCAGCGATGTGGCTATCCAGGCGGATAACCAGCGCGGTCTGCTGCGTGTTTCCCAGCTTGAAGGTTCGCTGGCCGGCGGGCAGATTTCGCTGCCGGGCACGCTGGACGCCCGCGACGGTACGCCGCAGGCGACGTTCCAGCCGAAGCTCGATAATATTGAAATCGGCAGCCTGTTAAAGGCCTTTAATTACGCCATTAACATGACCGGTAAAATGTCGCTGGCAGGGGACTTCTCCGGTTCGGTGATTGATGCCAACCACTTCCGCCGCGACTGGCAGGGGCAGGCGAACCTTGAGATGAAAAATACCCGCACCGAGGGGCTGAACTTCCAGCAGCTGGTGCAGCAGGCCGTTGAGCGCAGCACCGACGTGCGCGCGCAGGAGAACGATGACAACGCTACGCGTCTGGATGAAATGAGCACCGACATCGATCTCGATAACGGCGTGCTGACGCTCAATAACCTGCAGGGCAAATCGTCGCTGATTCAGTTAACCGGTAAAGGGACGCTCAATCTGGTGAAAGAAGAAGGTGACATGCAGTTTGGTATTCAGGTTGTTGACGGCTGGCAGGGTCAGGGCCGACTCATCGATATTCTGAAATCGACGGCCATCCCACTGCGCGTTTACGGTAAGTGGGAGGCGCTAAATTACAGCCTGCAGGTTGATCAAATTCTGCGTCGCCAGCTGCAAAACGAAGCGAAACGCCGCTTAAATGATTGGGCGGAGCGTAATAAAAATACGCAGTCCGGTAAGGACGTCAAACAGCTGTTAAATCAGCCTTAA
- a CDS encoding TerC family protein — protein sequence MEWIADPSIWAGLVTLVVIELVLGIDNLVFIAILAEKLPPAQRDRARVTGLMLAMVMRLLLLASISWLVTLTKPLFSLRDFTFSARDLIMLVGGFFLLFKATVELNERLEGKDSDSPTQRRGARFWPVVLQIVVLDAVFSLDSVITAVGMVDHLAVMMAAVIIAISLMLLASKALTRFVNSHPTIVILCLSFLLMIGFSLVAEGFGVIIPKGYLYAAIGFSVMIEFLNQLAIFNRRRFLSANQSLRSRTTDAVLRLLSGKKEDAELDAGTASLLVDQDDQQVFDPQERRMIERVLNLNQRTVSSIMTSRHDIEHIDLSAPESDIRALLEKNQHTRLVVTGGEDEEDLLGVVHVIDLLQQSLRGEPLDLRVLIRQPLVFPEALPLLSALEQFRNARTHFAFVVDEFGSVEGVVTLSDVTETIAGNLPNEAEEIDARHDIQKNADGSWTANGHMPLEDLVQYVPLPLDEKREYHTIAGLLMEHLQRIPKAGEEVQIGRWTLKTLQVESHRVQKVQIIPQPQEEWDYEV from the coding sequence ATGGAATGGATTGCCGATCCCTCTATTTGGGCGGGACTCGTGACGCTGGTCGTCATTGAGCTGGTTCTCGGAATTGATAATCTGGTGTTTATCGCCATCCTGGCGGAAAAACTGCCGCCTGCCCAGCGCGACCGGGCGCGCGTCACCGGGCTGATGCTGGCGATGGTCATGCGCCTTCTGCTTCTGGCCTCTATTTCGTGGCTGGTCACCCTCACCAAGCCGCTGTTTAGCCTCCGCGACTTCACCTTCAGCGCTCGCGATCTGATTATGCTGGTCGGCGGCTTCTTCCTGCTGTTTAAGGCTACGGTGGAGCTCAACGAGCGTCTGGAAGGCAAAGACAGCGATAGTCCAACGCAGCGGCGCGGAGCACGTTTCTGGCCGGTCGTTTTGCAAATTGTGGTGCTGGATGCGGTCTTCTCGCTCGATTCGGTGATCACCGCCGTCGGGATGGTTGACCATCTGGCGGTCATGATGGCTGCGGTCATTATCGCCATCAGCCTGATGCTGCTGGCCAGCAAGGCGCTGACCCGCTTTGTGAACAGCCACCCCACTATCGTTATTTTGTGCCTGAGCTTCCTGCTGATGATCGGCTTTAGCCTGGTCGCGGAAGGCTTCGGCGTCATCATTCCGAAAGGCTACCTGTACGCTGCGATTGGTTTCTCGGTGATGATCGAGTTTCTCAACCAGCTGGCAATCTTCAACCGACGCCGCTTCCTGAGCGCCAATCAGTCGCTGCGCAGCCGCACCACCGATGCGGTGCTGCGTTTATTAAGCGGCAAAAAAGAGGATGCTGAACTGGATGCTGGCACCGCATCGCTGCTGGTCGATCAGGATGACCAGCAGGTCTTTGACCCGCAGGAACGACGGATGATTGAGCGCGTGCTCAATCTCAATCAGCGCACCGTCAGCAGTATTATGACCTCGCGCCATGATATTGAGCATATCGACCTTAGCGCCCCGGAAAGCGACATTCGCGCCCTGCTGGAAAAAAACCAGCATACGCGTCTGGTGGTCACCGGCGGCGAAGATGAAGAAGACCTGCTCGGTGTGGTGCACGTTATCGATCTGCTGCAGCAGTCGCTGCGCGGCGAACCGCTGGATCTGCGCGTATTAATCCGCCAGCCGCTGGTCTTCCCGGAAGCGCTGCCGCTGCTGTCGGCGCTGGAGCAGTTCCGCAACGCGCGGACCCACTTCGCCTTTGTGGTGGATGAGTTCGGTTCCGTTGAAGGGGTGGTCACCTTAAGCGACGTGACGGAAACCATTGCTGGCAATCTGCCTAACGAGGCGGAGGAGATTGACGCCCGCCACGATATTCAGAAAAATGCCGACGGCAGCTGGACGGCCAACGGCCACATGCCGCTGGAAGACCTGGTGCAGTATGTGCCGTTGCCGCTGGATGAAAAGCGCGAGTATCACACCATTGCCGGGCTGCTCATGGAGCATCTGCAGCGCATTCCTAAAGCCGGCGAAGAGGTACAGATTGGCCGGTGGACGCTGAAAACCTTACAGGTTGAGAGCCACAGGGTGCAAAAAGTCCAGATTATCCCGCAGCCGCAGGAAGAGTGGGATTACGAAGTGTAA